The region TTACCGCATCTGGAGCGATCAAAAGCCAGCGATTATCCTCATCCGGTATTGTGGAAGGAACGCATCTCAACGCGACTGAAATTGTGCAGAGTAAAAATGGAACGTTCAGTAATAATCTTAAGGTTCAAAATCAATTAACTGTTGATGGTTATTCGACGTTTAACAATATCGTGAAAGTTAATCAATGGCTGGAAAGCGAACAAGGTGTCAGATCTCGTGGCGCACTCATTGTTGGTAAAGAAAACGAGAGAAGATTGTGGTTAGGCTGTGGCACATTTTCCAGTTGTTCGTCTGATAACGCGATACCATTAAGAATCGAAGATGAGTCAGGAAAGAATAATTTCATCTCAATTACCGGAACAACATCATCACCTTCATCAATGAAATTAGATGTTGTAGGAAGCCAAAGAATAAGAGGCGATTTAACACTATTGCCTTCGAGCGATGGTTTAGCCAAAGGCGATATCGTGGCATCAGGGAATATCGTTTCATCAGGTACTGTTTCAGGGCAATATTTACAGGTTAAATCGACTTCTGTGGCTGGCGCGAGTTGTTCACCTGATGGATTAATTAGTAAAGACGATAAAGGCGCTACACTGTCTTGTCAATCTGGCATATGGGGGACAAATAGCGGTGGTCTAATCACGGTTGATGGGGGAACATGTCCTGCCGGGGTTGAGCCTGTTTTATATTATGCCTCGATCGCCGTATTTTGGAACGGACAAGTACGAACCAATCCGTATGGTGATGAGAAACTTTGGGTCCCTCAATACAATATCAATGAAATGGGGTCACATTGTACGACCCACGGCGGGGGCGAAAAAGGTGAAAAGGAAAGTTGCCGTCCGATACCAAAATATATCAATATAACAAAAGTGAAATGTGGGTGATTTTTGGGGCTGGAATATATGTTTGGTTATTGTCTGATTTGTTGAATTAGAGCTATGAGGTATTAGCGATGCTTATTGATATACGGCAAGACGAAGTACTATGTGGAAAAGGAAAATGACTGGAAATTGCCAGTTTTGGTTTGTTGACAGTAAGTGGAAGATAAGTAAATTGCTAGCGAAAGTATTATAGCTTTCCATGGTTTTAAGATACAAAAAATGAGTCATTATTCAGCGTGCAACCTATTTATTATAGGGTTGCACGCTGATACGTGTATCAGATCTTAAAATCTTCCAGCTTTTTACCGCTTTCAATAGCAGCAGCAATCGCTTTAGGTGTACGGCCCTGACCTGTCCATAATTTTTCATTGCCGCTTTCATCGACATATTTATATTTGGCAGGGCGAGGCTCACGTTTGGATTTTGCTGACTTGGTTGCAGAAGCAGAACCAAGAAATTCAGATGGATCAATACCATCTTCCAGAAGTTGAGCACGAAGGGCTTCAATTTTGGCCTGACGTTCAGTATTTTTTTGCTGTGCGGTGGTGATATGTAATAGCTAATCAATATAGGCTGGTGATATATAATAGATAATCAATCTCGTATTGCTCAGTGTCCATTAGATTTGGATCATACTGTTTATTTTTATTTGAGATAGTTAATAAAAATAACACCGCAGATACTTGTCAACATAAAATAAATTGATTATCTCCTGAGTATACGTAAAAATTTCAGGAGGAATTATGTCATTCAGTAAAACAAGATGGCTATGCTTATTTTTAGCCAGTGGGTTTACATCACAAACACTATCAGCCGATAGCCTTTTTAAAGCTCCGGTCGGCAGTATCTATTCATTGGAATATAACCCAGTTTATAGTGGCGCTAACGTTCTCAAACTCACGCTAAGCCATGTGCCAGATAAGTCCTGTGCGACATTGGCTACACAATTGGCAGGACAATATTTCGAAGTGCTGGTCAATAACCAATATGTGCCATTAACGCCGCCTGCTTCTGGAACCACATGGAACAGGAATACTGTCGTGAAGGATAAAACAACGGTGTTATGTCAATCAGGCAAAGATAACACCATTGTAGTCAATCATTTTGTTTATCCGAAAACCTACGCACTTTATCAATCTGATGGGGATATCGTTCATTCCTCTGGTGGTTCTGCTGAAAAAGAAAACCTCGTTAATGTCAGTTATGAGATTTATCGACAAACCATGCAGACCAGAGAAAACCATCAGCTATCGATTAAATAATAAGGTATAAAAATGAAAAAGAAAAAAGGATATTCAGTATTAGAAATTGTTTTAGTGCTTGGGATAGCTTCAGGTATTGCCTACACTGCATTGAGCTTTTACCGCAATGAAAAACACGATGCGGCAGTAAGGGAAACGGTTCAACAGATCCATACCATATTCAACACAGCAGATGCGTATCTGATGAGTGCCAAACCGGATGGGAGTGTTCAGGAAACCTATCCCATCTCTATGCAGATCTTAAAAAACACATTGGCTTTTCCGTTGAATCTTGGGGAACTGCGTGAAGGTTCAGAGGCAGAAGTAGCGGCAAGCACTGCAATATCAACCTCTGCATCCAAATCCGCCAGTACGTCAGCCTCACTGTCTACCAGTAAATCAGCGTCAACATCGGCATCGGTGAGCGTCAGTAAGTCGATATCGTCGTCTATATCGAATTCGATATCAGCCTCTCAATCTGCCTTAACTCAGGAGATATCGCTCTTGCTGTCAAAATGGACGCTTTTTTCAAAGCTTACAGAGAGTATGTTATTGCGAGGAACCTGAATAATAAAAGGGATGCGGAAAGAATTGACAGGGATAATGGATATAATTTTATAAGGTATAACTACAATGTAAAAAATTGGATCGATGGGAAATATCATAATTAATTTAAACTAAGATCACTTTTTCATTTTTTAGTGTCGAATTCTCTGTAAGTGTTTTTTATTATCCTATTTTTGTCTTTTTTATAAAAACTGATGCTATCTTGTTGAGGTAGATAAAAGGGCTGTTAAGCCCTTTTAACGTATGTGGGAAGACCGATAGAAAAGGCGTTGATATTAGCTGGCTACTTCTTTCTGGTAGGTCAGATACAATGTATTTAGCCTTTCCCACAAAATAAAAGACAAAATCTCTTTTGCCTTGGGTTCATCCAGTTCAATAACGGCGTAAATCAATGCCCGACACTGATCGATGATTTCTTCCAGTTCCAGTGGTGTGTTATCGAACATGATAAGCCTCCGTTGCTGGATATGGCAAAAAAGCAGTAGCCAGATGCAGATTTTCAGGAAGGGAATAGGTAAACTGACAGACAGCCATAGCGTTAGTCCTTATAACGTTGAGGTTAGCCCTTGTCTGGTATTGCTGTACCTTTCAGGGGCGAAACTGGTGTTCAGGTGGTCTTTGTCAAGGCTCGTACCTGATCGGTTGCAATGTAGTCTTAGATCTATCACTAGTCAATTCAATTAGTTAATGCGATACAAGAAACGTTACAGCGGGAAAATATCCGATGTTTCAAATCTGCATAGCTTCGGAGCCGCCTGATGAAGTGGCGGAGAATGCGACTTGCTGAGGCTGATTATAGTAAGTAGTCAATAATACATTTTTTAAGGATGATTCTATGTCTAATTCTAATATCGGGAATTGGGTTGCTATTGTTAGTGTCGTTGCTTCTGCATTTACTGCGATCTATTCAACTTGGGATAAAAGCAAAACAGAACTCGCGCTAGAAGAAATAAAATCAAAATATGAAATTCAAAAGAGTGATAAAGTTCGGGTTTGGTCTGAAAAAAAAGAGCGCTGTAATCTTATTGTTGATGCGGCTCGCAAACTTGCTCAGGCTCATGGAAAGGTGTATAGAGAACTGAAGTTAGAACATCAGGCAAATATGGAAGAAAATTTGTGGGCAGCAGCGACAGTCCTCACAATTAAGAATCAGGAAAGATTTCTATCTGAATATCAAAAAGGTCCTGCGAAAGAAGATGAGGGTGGTTTCACTTACAGGGGAAAACTTGTCTCAATAACGCTACAAGGTTTAGCTGATGACGGACAAAAATGCTTCCAAGAATTATCACAGTAATAATTTCCATAAGATATATATTGGTTTTTTCTCTATACAAAAACCGATGCCTATTGTTAACATGATATGTACAATAGGTATCGAAAATAAATATAATAAAAAATCAGTGCAGTTTTTACTGTAATAAATTTGATTTTTTACGAATTGATATGGTAATTATTTATTGTTGATTTTATAGGGGGAATGCCAATGTGTAAAAAAATAAGGAGGGTGAAAATATTTAGTTTTCTGTGTGCTTTTTTTGTTTTGGGTGGGGTTGTTAATTATTTTTATTTGAAGATGGCTATTAATGAACTTGAGTGTGGAGTTGTTTTCAATGTTATAATAAATAATGATGTTTCGACAAAGATTAACGATGCCCGCCAATTAATTAAATCTGATTATTATGGTTCAAGTCAAGCTGTTAATGATTATCTTAATTATGCTCAAAAACTGAAAATGGATGAACTGTATAAAAAAACGATGACTAACTGACTATGCTTTATCAGTTATAACTTAATAATAATCATTTTCCTTTTGGTGCTTAAAACCGACTACAATATAACGCCCCTGAGCGTCAATGAAATAACAATATTCGTAGCCAGAATCACCATAAGGGACAATTACTTCATATAAAAAATCATCATAGCCTTCTTCATCGGAGAAGAAACCAGTGCTCAGCCCTTTTTCAAGATTATCCAAACTGTCTGCGATGGTGCGTTTAACGTCGTTAATGACGTAGCCTGCGGAATTATTTTCGAGGAAGGCCAGACAGCGATTAATTCCTTTCCGAGCCTTTTCCGTCACGATCACTTGTGGCATTCAGGAAGATCCCCGTTTTTACCACTACGCAGAAAATCAACGACTTCTTTGCCCGTTAAATGATCACCGGTGTTGAGGTAGTTCGCGTATGAAGACTGTGCTTGCTGGCGTAAACGCTCTTTCTGTTCTTCCGCATCAACATAGGAAACGATAGCTTGCTTCATCAGGTAGTGCTTTGTTCTCTTGCGATTAGCCGCCAGACGGGCAAGCCTTTCCTCAAGTTGCATATCAAGCTTTACGGAAACTGCCATGTTAACCTCCCAGAGTTTAGGTAATAAAAGGTATTACCTTTTATTACTCTGCTTTGAATGAAAAGTCAAACAATCTCAGGCCATATGGCGACTAAAGGCTTATCTATTTATGCTCCCCGCATTTGATGTATCATTCCTTCTGCCCAAACTCAAACGGCCTAACCATCGCGTTGCTGTTAGCATCCAGAAAATCAGCCCACCATTGCAACATGAGGCGGCGTTGCTCAAGGTGTTTGGCCTTGTGAGTGTAGGCAGCGCGAACGTTGTTCTTTTCCATGTGGCTCATCTGAAGTTCAACCACGTCTTCAGGCCAAATACCCGATTCAATCAACGCACTACACGCCAGCGTGCGGAAACCATGACCACACAGATCGGTTGTGGTGTCATAGCCCATTTTGCGCAGTGCTTTGTTGATGGTGTTTTCACTCATAGGCTTCATCGCATCATAACAGCCAGTCAGGATAAAGCCGTCATCACCGTTAACGTCATAGGTGAGGTCTTTAAGCTCTTCTAAAATTGCCAGTGCTTGATCGCATAGAGGAACATAATGTTTCCTGCGCATTTTTGCACCACGGCCTGAATGCTTGATCCCTTTTATGGCTTCACGCTGTTCAGGGATAACCCACAAAGCGCTTTTGAAATCGATCTCTGACCAACGGGCAAAGCGGAGTTCGCTTGAACGGACAAAAATCAGTAGATTGAGTTTGATCGCAAGTTGCGTCAATCTGCTACGGCCTTTATAGCCTTCAATGCGTTCCAGTAGGGTAGGAATCTCTTCCAGTTCGATAGCGGGGCGGTGTTCCGTCTGTGGCTTCTGAACTGCCCCTTCCAAATCATAGGCAGGATTGAAACGGATCATCTTTTGCTGGACGGCATAACGCATGATGGCGGTAGCATACTGTTTTACTCGCATAGCGATTTCCAGATAACCCAGCTTCTCTATCTTTTTGATGGGAACCAGCAGATCGCCTGTATCCAGTTCAGCAATATCTTTGTTGCCAATATCAGGGAACAGGTAGGTTTCCAGTCGTGTCCATACCGAACGCTGATAATCTTCTGACCATGTGGTTTTGGTGGCAAACCAGCTTTTAGCGACGGTTTTGAAAGCGCGGGTGTTGTTACGTCGCTCTTGAACGATTTTGTTGTCAGCCTGTTTTTTGGCGCTGGGGTCTAATCCAGCCGCTAACAACTTTTTTGCTTCATCTCTGCGTTGTCTTGCATCAGCTAGAGAAACTGCAGGGTAGACGCCGATGGAGAACACCTTCTGTTTCCCTTCGAAGCGATAACCCAACTGCCAGTATTTGGAACCGTTGGGATGTACCAGCAAGTAGAGGCCAAACCCGTCAGTGAGCTTCACCACCTTTTCTGACGGCTTGGCATTTTTTACTTTAGTATCAGTCAGTGACATGACGGCTCCCTCCGATTGCTGGTAAAAACGAAATCGAACCAGCTTTACCAGTATTTTTACCAGCAAAAGGGTATGGCTTCGAGTGTTTTTGGGTGAACGAGGGCGAACCTGAAGAAGGGGATAACCAATTGATTAAAAGCAAAAAAGCAGACGTCAGTGAACGTCTGCTTTCTTTAATTTGGCTCCTCTGACTGGACTTTAACATGCACCTATCTGGTTGTTTTTTCATGTTAAAAATGATTTGCTGGGAAGCGTCTACCAACAAATCTACCAATAACACTATCTGTTTTTAGAAACCAATGTCAATAAGAACCTAAGCTAACTTTTGTGGTGGTAGGGTAGTAAGTGGTTTATCTGGTAATATAATCAGAATAGAAAAAATGGTGTATACCTATCCAAGATTGGTAGGTGGAGGTGAACTGTTTTACTTATAACTTATTGATTGTTATAAAAAAACCACCTTGCGGTGGTTTTTTGTTTTTTCTTTGTGTTCGTCGGTATC is a window of Pectobacterium punjabense DNA encoding:
- the pilV gene encoding shufflon system plasmid conjugative transfer pilus tip adhesin PilV → MIKHKKGFSLLEITLVLGVGVVMAFMKFQDMKSNQENIMANTVGSQMKQMGEAVNRYISIRYDKLSTLSSSSSQSSDPGPRICSATGCEITHQTLVNEGLLPVSYTGINAQKSSYKIMLKRAGTTPNYVINGLVITTLPWLEGNRVRYDLLGRAMQASGIDSGMTQSATVASGTGGQWTENQNSYSGINAAGLLAYRVGYDSAMYSVYLRRDGTLPMTGDLNMGGQSIDNVKDITASGAIKSQRLSSSGIVEGTHLNATEIVQSKNGTFSNNLKVQNQLTVDGYSTFNNIVKVNQWLESEQGVRSRGALIVGKENERRLWLGCGTFSSCSSDNAIPLRIEDESGKNNFISITGTTSSPSSMKLDVVGSQRIRGDLTLLPSSDGLAKGDIVASGNIVSSGTVSGQYLQVKSTSVAGASCSPDGLISKDDKGATLSCQSGIWGTNSGGLITVDGGTCPAGVEPVLYYASIAVFWNGQVRTNPYGDEKLWVPQYNINEMGSHCTTHGGGEKGEKESCRPIPKYINITKVKCG
- a CDS encoding tyrosine-type recombinase/integrase, producing the protein MSLTDTKVKNAKPSEKVVKLTDGFGLYLLVHPNGSKYWQLGYRFEGKQKVFSIGVYPAVSLADARQRRDEAKKLLAAGLDPSAKKQADNKIVQERRNNTRAFKTVAKSWFATKTTWSEDYQRSVWTRLETYLFPDIGNKDIAELDTGDLLVPIKKIEKLGYLEIAMRVKQYATAIMRYAVQQKMIRFNPAYDLEGAVQKPQTEHRPAIELEEIPTLLERIEGYKGRSRLTQLAIKLNLLIFVRSSELRFARWSEIDFKSALWVIPEQREAIKGIKHSGRGAKMRRKHYVPLCDQALAILEELKDLTYDVNGDDGFILTGCYDAMKPMSENTINKALRKMGYDTTTDLCGHGFRTLACSALIESGIWPEDVVELQMSHMEKNNVRAAYTHKAKHLEQRRLMLQWWADFLDANSNAMVRPFEFGQKE
- a CDS encoding CopG family ribbon-helix-helix protein, which produces MAVSVKLDMQLEERLARLAANRKRTKHYLMKQAIVSYVDAEEQKERLRQQAQSSYANYLNTGDHLTGKEVVDFLRSGKNGDLPECHK
- a CDS encoding type II secretion system protein — protein: MKKKKGYSVLEIVLVLGIASGIAYTALSFYRNEKHDAAVRETVQQIHTIFNTADAYLMSAKPDGSVQETYPISMQILKNTLAFPLNLGELREGSEAEVAASTAISTSASKSASTSASLSTSKSASTSASVSVSKSISSSISNSISASQSALTQEISLLLSKWTLFSKLTESMLLRGT